In a genomic window of Helianthus annuus cultivar XRQ/B chromosome 10, HanXRQr2.0-SUNRISE, whole genome shotgun sequence:
- the LOC110885251 gene encoding uncharacterized protein LOC110885251 produces the protein MPGTDKPESSDSSSKPNLLHPAYSVTNIQSKIRTLDGTTVTYSAWVKIFKLHAVAYKVSAHIDGTAAPSKTDPTYDSWLELDALVLQWIWSTVSDDLLPRVMDSDGTARGAWVKLEKIYLSNKKARAAALETKFVNLTLAACSSLDDYCRKLKDLANQLEDVDQQISESRLVLQLVHGLPQEFDTTASLINSTNADWDQARSMLTDELIRIEARKSNSSSVLVATGPSNRSSQQQPSQQQPQSWSQQQPPAWSSQQQQPQNFHRSRGRGRGSWNRNRGGRGGRDSGRNQSYSPWPTQPPQYPTWACGMFYHVPTLHNRPGQTLALTHLTTQVLLHLQPTGRQTQALRPHLPTTRLISNQPAMDSRPHLLVSTHLTQQSCKQHLTP, from the coding sequence ATGCCCGGCACCGACAAACCTGAATCCTCGGATTCCAGTTCGAAACCAAACCTGTTGCACCCTGCTTATTCCGTTACGAACATTCAGTCAAAAATTCGTACACTGGATGGCACAACGGTCACCTATTCAGCATGGGTCAAGATATTTAAATTACATGCTGTTGCCTACAAAGTTTCGGCCCACATAGACGGCACCGCAGCCCCATCAAAAACTGATCCCACATACGATTCTTGGCTCGAACTTGATGCTTTAGTTCTACAGTGGATATGGAGCACTGTCTCTGACGACCTCCTGCCTCGAGTCATGGATTCGGATGGCACCGCACGCGGTGCATGGGTCAAATTGGAGAAAATTTACTTGAGTAACAAGAAAGCTCGGGCGGCGGCGTTAGAGACAAAATTCGTAAACCTTACTCTTGCAGCATGCTCCTCCTTGGATGATTATTGTCGAAAGCTGAAGGATTTAGCAAACCAACTTGAAGATGTTGATCAACAGATTTCCGAGTCACGTCTCGTTCTTCAATTGGTCCATGGATTGCCTCAAGAATTTGACACTACCGCCTCATTAATCAACTCTACCAACGCTGATTGGGATCAGGCTCGTTCCATGCTCACCGATGAACTTATCCGCATAGAGGCACGCAAATCCAACTCTTCCTCGGTCTTGGTTGCCACTGGCCCTTCTAATCGATCTTCACAACAGCAGCCCTCCCAGCAACAGCCGCAATCTTGGAGTCAACAACAGCCGCCAGCATGGTCTTCTCAGCAACAGCAGCCTCAAAACTTTCACCGCAGCCGCGGACGCGGCCGAGGATCGTGGAACAGAAACAGGGGAGGCCGTGGAGGTCGGGATTCAGGCCGCAACCAATCCTACTCACCTTGGCCGACCCAACCACCACAATACCCTACATGGGCCTGTGGAATGTTCTACCATGTCCCTACCCTTCACAACCGGCCTGGCCAAACCCTGGCCCTTACGCACCTCACCACACAGGTACTCCTCCATCTGCAGCCAACAGGTCGACAAACACAGGCCCTTCGGCCCCACCTGCCTACTACACGGCTGATCAGCAATCAACCGGCTATGGACAGCAGGCCCCACCTGTTGGTTTCGACGCACTTAACCCAGCAGAGTTGCAAGCAGCATTTAACGCCATGA